Proteins encoded by one window of Sorex araneus isolate mSorAra2 chromosome 3, mSorAra2.pri, whole genome shotgun sequence:
- the SEPTIN9 gene encoding septin-9 isoform X3 gives MADTPRDAGPKQAPAPRGDKVSSDFGYVGIDSILEQMRRKAMKQGFEFNIMVVGQSGLGKSTLINTLFKSKISRKSVQPPAPSEERIPKTIEIKSITHDIEEKGVRMKLTVIDTPGFGDHINNENCWQPIMKFINEQYEKYLQEEVNINRKKRIPDTRVHCCLYFIPATGHSLRPLDIEFMKRLSKVVNIVPVIAKADTLTLEERVYFKQRITADLLSNGIDVYPQKEFDEDSEDRLVNDKFREMIPFAVVGSDHEYQVNGKRILGRKTKWGTIEVENTMHCEFAYLRDLLIRTHMQSIKDITSTIHFEAYRVKRLHEGRSGLANGVEEPGLEAQEM, from the exons ATGGCGGACACCCCCCGAGACGCGGGGCCCAAGcaggcgcccgccccgcgcggcgACAAGGTGTCCTCGGACTTCGGCTACGTGGGCATCGACTCGATCCTGGAGCAGATGCGCCGCAAGGCCATGAAGCAGGGCTTCGAGTTCAACATCATGGTGGTGG GACAGAGCGGCCTGGGCAAGTCCACCCTGATCAACACCCTCTTCAAGTCCAAGATCAGCCGCAAGTCGGTGCAGCCTCCGGCGCCCTCGGAAGAGCGGATCCCCAAGACCATCGAGATCAAGTCCATCACCCATG ACATCGAGGAGAAGGGCGTCCGCATGAAGCTCACCGTCATCGACACGCCGGGCTTCGGGGACCACATCAACAACGAGAACTG CTGGCAGCCCATCATGAAGTTCATCAACGAGCAGTACGAGAAGTACCTGCAGGAGGAGGTGAACATCAACCGCAAGAAGCGCATCCCTGACACGCGCGTGCACTGCTGCCTCTACTTCATCCCCGCCACCGGCCACTC CCTCCGGCCCCTGGACATCGAGTTCATGAAGCGGCTGAGCAAAGTCGTCAACATCGTCCCGGTCATTGCCAAGGCCGACACGCTGACCCTGGAGGAGAGGGTCTACTTCAAGCAGCGG ATCACCGCCGACCTGCTGTCCAACGGCATCGACGTGTACCCGCAGAAGGAGTTTGACGAGGACTCCGAGGACCGGCTGGTGAATGACAAGTTCCGG gagaTGATCCCGTTCGCAGTGGTGGGCAGCGACCACGAGTACCAGGTGAACGGGAAGCGGATCCTCGGGAGGAAGACCAAGTGGGGCACCATCGAAG TTGAGAACACCATGCACTGCGAGTTCGCCTACCTGCGAGACCTCCTCATCAG GACGCACATGCAGAGCATCAAGGACATCACCAGCACCATCCACTTCGAGGCTTACCGGGTGAAGCGGCTGCACGAGGGCCGCAGCGGGCTGGCGAACGGCGTGGAGGAGCCGGGGCTGGAAGCCCAGGAGATGTAG